The following proteins come from a genomic window of Nitrospirota bacterium:
- a CDS encoding ankyrin repeat domain-containing protein yields the protein MRVRVVLGAVLIGGLLTGCASALYNAVERGDMQGVQTLLDQGAGKDKDDAAEAFVHAAGAGNLQIVDLFLKRGVDPNVPYRSFNYASYPLERAASRGHLEVVRMLLDHGAQVNNVDSPFHFTALTLAASAGNTEVVKLLLDRGADVAIPDAWGTPILWWAVHDAGNADVVQLLLEHGAYPGVKGREIDIMKDWRPPLTVAQEKGNTRIIRLLQQAEARLSGAAAVPPALAPAPAAPPPPAVPASDVDRLPSVKARPKPNAYAILIGIETYRNKLPKADYAAHDARVMSDYLTRVMGYQEENVALLLNDRAAKADIEKYFEKWLPNRVEKDASVFIYFSGHGAPNPKTGDAYLVPYDGDPGFVDETGYALKRLYHQVGKLPAKDVVVMLDSCFSGAGGRSVLGKGMRPMVLSIENPVLAGNKTVVLAASAGDQVSSTHDQKGHGLLTYFFLKGLQGEADSNKDGSVDLRELFAYLKPQVERTARREYNNEQTPQLLGSPELLAKGVKLVERTP from the coding sequence ATGCGCGTCAGAGTCGTGCTGGGGGCGGTGCTGATCGGGGGACTACTGACCGGGTGCGCTTCGGCGCTGTACAACGCCGTCGAACGCGGAGACATGCAAGGGGTCCAGACGCTGCTGGACCAGGGCGCCGGCAAGGACAAGGATGATGCCGCTGAAGCCTTCGTGCATGCGGCAGGGGCTGGGAACCTGCAGATTGTGGACTTGTTTCTGAAACGAGGAGTGGACCCCAACGTGCCGTACCGCTCCTTCAACTACGCGTCTTATCCGTTGGAACGGGCGGCGAGCCGGGGGCATCTTGAAGTTGTCCGGATGTTGCTTGACCACGGCGCCCAAGTAAACAACGTGGACAGTCCCTTTCACTTCACTGCCTTGACTCTGGCGGCATCCGCAGGGAACACGGAGGTCGTGAAATTGTTGTTGGATCGTGGAGCGGACGTTGCGATACCCGATGCCTGGGGCACTCCGATTCTCTGGTGGGCGGTACATGACGCCGGGAATGCGGATGTCGTCCAATTGCTGCTGGAGCACGGGGCATATCCCGGCGTCAAGGGCAGGGAAATTGACATCATGAAGGACTGGCGGCCGCCCCTGACGGTGGCGCAGGAAAAAGGGAACACGAGGATCATTCGTCTGCTGCAGCAGGCCGAGGCCAGACTGTCCGGGGCGGCGGCAGTGCCTCCCGCCCTGGCTCCCGCGCCTGCTGCTCCGCCGCCCCCGGCCGTCCCGGCGAGCGACGTGGATCGTCTGCCGTCGGTCAAGGCCAGGCCGAAGCCGAACGCCTATGCGATCCTGATCGGCATCGAGACCTATCGGAACAAGCTGCCGAAGGCGGATTATGCGGCCCACGATGCGCGGGTCATGAGCGACTATCTGACCAGGGTCATGGGGTACCAGGAGGAAAACGTCGCGCTGCTGCTCAACGACCGGGCGGCGAAGGCGGACATCGAGAAATACTTCGAGAAGTGGCTGCCGAACCGGGTGGAGAAGGACGCCTCCGTCTTCATCTATTTCTCCGGTCACGGCGCGCCCAATCCCAAGACCGGGGACGCCTACTTGGTTCCCTATGACGGGGATCCAGGCTTTGTGGACGAGACGGGGTATGCCCTGAAGCGGCTCTATCACCAGGTGGGCAAGCTGCCGGCGAAGGACGTGGTGGTGATGCTGGATTCCTGCTTCTCCGGGGCCGGCGGCCGGTCGGTGCTGGGGAAAGGGATGAGGCCGATGGTGCTCTCGATCGAAAATCCGGTGCTGGCCGGCAATAAGACGGTGGTCCTGGCGGCCAGCGCCGGGGATCAGGTCTCCAGCACCCACGACCAGAAGGGCCACGGGCTGCTGACCTACTTCTTCCTGAAAGGCTTGCAAGGCGAGGCCGACAGCAATAAGGACGGGTCGGTGGACTTGAGGGAATTGTTCGCCTATCTCAAGCCGCAGGTCGAGCGCACAGCGAGGCGGGAATACAACAACGAGCAGACGCCACAACTGCTGGGGAGTCCGGAATTGCTCGCCAAAGGCGTCAAGCTGGTGGAACGGACGCCGTGA
- a CDS encoding PAS domain S-box protein has protein sequence MIGIVERYRGLSLPVALCLVAGIFLLDLATPLGKAIWTLYLVPLLLTLGSPTKQAPVWLAGVCTGLIGLGILYSPPGAPPAVFLFNRATGVAVLWLATLLIMQRRAADQAAQKARARLSGTVDIADDAIISVDRAQRILLFNQGAERIFGYQAREVLGQPLDLFLPERFLEAHRGHIQELADSPITVASQRKGERREILGRRKDGSEFPAEASISKLTTDDEPILTVILRDITSRKRVEQRIAVVHAVTRILAEAPTIKEAVPEIIRTICEGLGWEAGAVWELDPTVQAMRCLDLWHVPAVDLTEFEAMTRATPMPRNIGLPGRVWGSGEPAWIVDATKDPNFPRAVVADHAGLHGAFAFPIRLDGATIGVLEFFSRQPHEPDQALLEVLDELGSQIGQFIKRKRAEYERDRLVCELQEALDNVKTLRGLLPICASCKKIRNNQGYWDQIETYISARSEAEFTHGTCPDCMKRLYPDLYHKLAKANPDLFKSDA, from the coding sequence ATGATCGGCATCGTGGAAAGATACAGGGGTCTGTCCCTGCCCGTGGCCCTCTGTCTCGTCGCCGGCATTTTTCTGCTGGACCTCGCGACGCCGTTGGGAAAGGCGATCTGGACCCTCTATCTCGTGCCGCTCCTGCTCACGCTCGGGTCGCCGACCAAGCAGGCTCCCGTCTGGCTGGCCGGCGTCTGCACGGGGCTCATCGGGCTTGGCATCCTCTACTCGCCGCCGGGGGCTCCCCCGGCTGTCTTCCTCTTCAACCGCGCGACCGGGGTCGCCGTCCTCTGGCTGGCCACCCTGTTGATCATGCAACGCAGAGCGGCGGACCAGGCGGCCCAGAAAGCCCGGGCGCGGCTCTCCGGCACGGTGGACATCGCCGACGATGCGATCATCTCGGTTGACCGGGCCCAACGCATTCTGCTCTTCAACCAGGGCGCCGAGCGGATCTTCGGATACCAGGCTCGCGAGGTGCTCGGCCAGCCGCTCGACCTCTTCCTCCCTGAACGGTTCCTGGAAGCCCATCGCGGGCATATCCAGGAGCTCGCCGATTCCCCGATAACCGTTGCCAGCCAGCGCAAGGGCGAACGGCGTGAGATTCTCGGTCGGCGAAAGGACGGCAGCGAATTTCCGGCCGAGGCCTCGATCTCCAAACTGACGACGGACGACGAGCCGATCCTGACCGTCATCCTCCGCGATATCACGTCGCGCAAGCGGGTCGAACAGCGGATCGCCGTCGTCCACGCAGTGACGCGCATCCTGGCGGAAGCGCCGACGATCAAGGAGGCCGTCCCCGAGATCATTCGGACCATCTGTGAAGGGCTCGGGTGGGAAGCCGGGGCCGTCTGGGAACTCGATCCGACCGTTCAGGCCATGCGGTGCCTGGACCTCTGGCACGTGCCCGCCGTGGATCTGACGGAGTTCGAGGCGATGACCAGGGCCACGCCGATGCCGAGAAACATCGGGCTGCCCGGCCGTGTTTGGGGTAGCGGAGAGCCGGCCTGGATCGTGGACGCCACGAAGGACCCCAACTTTCCCAGAGCGGTCGTCGCCGACCACGCTGGACTCCATGGAGCCTTCGCGTTCCCCATCCGGCTGGACGGGGCGACCATCGGTGTCCTCGAATTTTTCAGCCGCCAACCTCACGAGCCGGACCAAGCCCTGCTGGAGGTCCTCGACGAACTCGGCAGCCAGATCGGGCAGTTCATCAAGCGGAAGCGGGCGGAGTACGAACGGGACCGACTGGTTTGCGAGCTACAGGAGGCCCTCGACAACGTCAAAACCCTGCGCGGGCTGCTCCCGATTTGCGCAAGCTGTAAGAAGATCCGCAACAACCAAGGCTACTGGGACCAGATCGAAACCTACATCAGCGCCCGTTCGGAAGCGGAGTTCACCCACGGGACCTGCCCCGACTGCATGAAACGGCTCTATCCGGACCTGTACCACAAGCTCGCCAAGGCCAATCCTGACCTCTTCAAAAGCGACGCGTAG
- a CDS encoding ankyrin repeat domain-containing protein: protein MARVGVGLGAMVLAGLLAGCATPLGTAVEQGNVKGINALLDQGTDVNERGACGWNAGETPLMCATSTGNLEIAKLLLDRGADVNAKHDYGTTALDIAVSEGNVQLVQLLLQRGAETNNAQVQVCDRGGLAVEMCTSIQYAQLKGYTKIIRLLEQAEERELAKLGVSSSPTPSPSKLEAPAASVSDVDSLPGVRMTPNPNAYAIVIGIEQYRQQLPKADFAAHDARVMGDYLTKVMGYEEENVAVLLNDRAAKTDLEKYIEHWLPKRVEPGASVFIYYSGHGAPNPKTGDAYLVPYDGDPTFVDATGYPLKRLYEQVGKLPAKDVVVMLDSCFSGAGGRSVLGKGMRPMMLTVENPVLASGKTIVLAASQGDQVSSTYDQKSHGLLTYFFLKGLRGDADKNKDGSVDLAEIFNYLKPQVERKARRDFNNEQTPQLLGSPEFLKRSLRLVDLAELQPSHAVQTSPQQDVSEEPIGEKPEPRKSVPRKSAPGFLGVPKK, encoded by the coding sequence ATGGCACGTGTCGGGGTCGGGCTGGGAGCGATGGTGCTGGCAGGACTCTTGGCGGGCTGTGCCACGCCCCTGGGCACGGCGGTCGAACAGGGCAACGTCAAAGGGATCAATGCGCTGTTGGATCAGGGGACGGATGTCAATGAAAGGGGCGCCTGCGGATGGAATGCGGGAGAAACTCCCCTCATGTGTGCCACATCAACGGGCAATCTCGAGATCGCCAAGCTGCTGCTGGACCGCGGCGCCGACGTCAATGCCAAGCACGACTACGGAACGACCGCGTTGGATATCGCCGTGAGCGAGGGGAACGTACAGTTGGTGCAACTGCTGTTGCAGCGGGGGGCCGAAACGAACAATGCCCAGGTCCAGGTCTGCGACCGTGGCGGGCTTGCCGTCGAGATGTGCACCTCGATTCAGTATGCCCAGCTCAAGGGATACACCAAGATCATACGGCTGCTTGAGCAGGCTGAAGAGCGGGAATTGGCCAAGCTCGGCGTGTCCTCGTCACCCACACCCTCGCCATCCAAGCTCGAAGCCCCGGCTGCCTCCGTCAGCGATGTGGACAGTCTGCCGGGGGTGCGGATGACGCCGAACCCCAACGCCTATGCCATCGTGATCGGGATCGAACAGTACCGGCAGCAGCTCCCCAAAGCCGACTTCGCCGCGCACGATGCCAGAGTCATGGGGGACTATCTGACCAAAGTCATGGGCTACGAGGAGGAAAATGTCGCGGTGCTGCTCAACGACCGGGCGGCGAAGACCGATCTGGAGAAATACATCGAGCACTGGCTGCCCAAGCGGGTCGAACCGGGCGCCTCGGTGTTCATTTACTACTCCGGGCATGGCGCGCCGAATCCGAAGACCGGCGACGCCTACCTGGTGCCCTATGACGGCGATCCCACTTTCGTGGATGCGACCGGCTATCCGCTGAAGCGACTCTATGAGCAGGTCGGCAAGCTGCCGGCGAAGGATGTGGTGGTGATGCTGGATTCCTGCTTCTCCGGGGCTGGCGGCCGGTCGGTGCTCGGCAAGGGGATGCGGCCGATGATGCTGACCGTGGAGAACCCGGTCCTGGCCAGCGGGAAGACCATCGTGCTGGCGGCCAGCCAAGGCGATCAGGTCTCCAGCACCTATGACCAAAAGAGCCATGGGCTGCTGACCTACTTCTTCCTCAAAGGCCTTCGCGGCGATGCGGACAAGAACAAGGACGGATCGGTGGATTTGGCCGAGATCTTCAATTACCTCAAGCCGCAGGTGGAACGGAAGGCCCGGCGCGACTTCAACAACGAGCAAACGCCACAGCTCCTCGGGAGCCCCGAGTTTCTCAAACGGAGCCTCCGGCTCGTCGACCTAGCCGAGCTGCAACCCAGCCACGCGGTGCAGACCTCACCCCAACAGGATGTCTCCGAGGAGCCCATTGGCGAAAAGCCAGAGCCCAGAAAAAGCGTGCCGAGAAAAAGCGCACCGGGTTTCTTGGGGGTCCCGAAGAAGTGA
- a CDS encoding PAS domain-containing protein, translating to MPIRYQTLPAIILALILAALVTGAVILRVVENRLIGAAGENLALAAVDIAEKLDLVLAERYGDIQMMVQADVMQGHDVEAMTVYLRQLQKAYPIYLWLGVTDAQGRIVAATDQTSVGGDRSRATWFQAVRGEHRIRVLDVEESEEVERGLAASFAAPIIGPRGEFRGAVVTQIGLSSLEDATVFPMQVQQGTAERVEYQFLTQDGTVIVDSALRQEGTVNLKRARLPSAELFDSAPPGYVEEQHLRRHVPVITGYARTRGSGEFAGLSWGVLVRRDRQDVLAPIHDVLWKFGAAMGLVFLPAVGFLIWTTGRLKQEWAKAQSEQRRATEAEVAAQEKARLLELLFNDSLTCLVLLDRNFNFIRVNEAYARACRRKVSEFPGHNHFEFYPSDAQKIFEQVRETKKPFQTFARPFVFPDHPEWGVTYWDWTLVPILDRSGEVEFLVFSLNDVTERERAEENLAKNRAQLEAILDNSPTMIFLKDPEGRYLLSNRQFEKITHRPSEAILGRTDEDIFPPEQAAAFRANDRRVLDAGVPLLFEEVALHDDGPHTSLVCKFPLRDSQGRVHAIGGIVTDITERKLAEEALRRSEASLANAQRIAHLGNWDWNIVTNELRWSDEIYRIFGLTPQEFGATYEAFLGSVHPDDREHVKQAVNDALYRHAPYGIDHRIVLPDGTVRTVHEQAEVTFDAQGRPIRMMGTVQDITEQRRLEEQLRQAQKMEAIGRLAGGIAHDFNNLLTVINGYCQLLLSDMRPLDPRYRHVQEIFRAGERATALTNQLLTFSRKQILHPRVLDLNEVVANVERMLARLIGENIRLVTRLDPALWPVRAEPGQIEQVLLNLAVNARDAMPRGGIVTIETANEELTQTAAPLDPTVPPGPYTRLTVTDTGCGMDEATQARIFEPFFTTKEPGKGTGLGLSTVYGIVKQSGGYIFVRSKPGQGTTFTVYLPRVEEPVLRETHESPAVPADGGSEIILLVEDQAEVRALTRTILHSKGYAVLEASDGEQALRLCRERQGPLHLLLADVMLPGMDGLTLAERLTALRPDMKVLYMSGYADDALRRRGALSESNAFLQKPFTPPSLIRKVREVLDAPPNGQATATHQTVR from the coding sequence GTGCCCATTCGCTATCAAACACTCCCGGCCATCATCCTGGCGCTGATCCTCGCCGCCCTCGTCACCGGGGCCGTCATCCTTCGGGTCGTTGAGAACCGTCTGATAGGGGCAGCCGGAGAGAATCTTGCCCTCGCCGCCGTGGACATCGCCGAAAAGCTGGATCTGGTCCTTGCCGAGCGGTACGGGGACATCCAGATGATGGTCCAGGCAGACGTCATGCAGGGGCATGACGTCGAAGCCATGACCGTCTATCTCCGCCAACTGCAGAAGGCTTACCCTATCTACCTCTGGCTGGGGGTGACGGATGCGCAGGGGCGAATCGTGGCCGCGACCGACCAGACCAGCGTGGGCGGGGACCGCAGCCGGGCCACATGGTTTCAAGCCGTCCGCGGCGAACACCGCATCCGGGTGTTGGACGTCGAGGAGTCCGAAGAGGTTGAGCGAGGGCTGGCCGCGTCGTTCGCGGCCCCGATCATCGGCCCCCGCGGAGAGTTCAGAGGGGCTGTCGTGACCCAGATCGGGCTGTCGTCCCTCGAAGACGCAACGGTGTTTCCGATGCAAGTCCAGCAGGGCACGGCGGAGAGAGTCGAATATCAGTTCCTCACCCAGGATGGAACCGTCATCGTGGATTCCGCCCTCAGGCAGGAGGGAACGGTGAACTTGAAACGGGCCCGGCTGCCGTCGGCCGAACTGTTCGACTCGGCTCCGCCCGGCTACGTCGAGGAACAGCATCTGCGCCGCCACGTGCCGGTCATCACCGGCTACGCCCGGACCAGGGGCTCGGGCGAGTTCGCCGGGCTGTCCTGGGGGGTGTTGGTGCGCAGGGACCGGCAGGATGTCCTGGCGCCGATTCACGACGTGCTGTGGAAGTTCGGTGCCGCGATGGGCCTCGTCTTCCTGCCGGCCGTCGGATTTTTGATATGGACAACGGGGCGCCTCAAGCAAGAATGGGCCAAGGCCCAGTCGGAGCAGAGGCGGGCAACGGAAGCGGAGGTGGCGGCACAGGAGAAGGCCCGCCTCCTCGAGCTCCTCTTCAACGACAGCCTGACCTGCCTCGTCCTCCTGGACCGGAACTTCAATTTCATCCGCGTCAACGAAGCCTATGCCCGCGCCTGCCGGCGCAAGGTATCGGAATTTCCGGGCCACAACCACTTCGAGTTTTACCCGTCCGACGCCCAGAAGATCTTCGAGCAAGTCCGCGAGACGAAGAAGCCCTTCCAGACGTTCGCGCGCCCCTTCGTCTTCCCCGACCACCCGGAATGGGGCGTGACCTACTGGGACTGGACTCTGGTGCCGATCCTGGACCGGTCGGGCGAGGTCGAGTTCCTCGTTTTTTCGCTCAACGACGTGACGGAACGCGAGCGGGCGGAAGAGAATCTGGCGAAGAACCGGGCCCAACTCGAAGCGATTCTCGACAACAGCCCGACCATGATCTTTCTCAAGGATCCCGAGGGCCGATACCTGCTGAGCAATCGCCAGTTTGAGAAGATCACCCATCGGCCCAGCGAAGCCATTCTCGGCAGGACGGACGAGGACATTTTCCCGCCGGAGCAAGCCGCCGCCTTTCGGGCCAACGACCGCAGGGTGCTGGACGCCGGCGTTCCGCTGCTATTCGAGGAAGTTGCGCTCCACGACGACGGCCCTCACACCAGTCTCGTCTGCAAGTTCCCCCTTCGGGACTCACAAGGACGCGTGCATGCGATCGGCGGCATCGTCACCGACATCACCGAGCGCAAACTGGCGGAAGAGGCGCTGCGCCGGAGCGAGGCCAGCTTGGCGAACGCCCAGCGGATCGCGCACCTGGGGAACTGGGACTGGAACATCGTGACCAACGAGCTGCGCTGGTCCGATGAGATCTATCGCATCTTTGGGCTCACCCCGCAGGAATTCGGCGCCACCTACGAGGCATTCCTCGGCTCCGTGCACCCCGACGATCGCGAGCATGTGAAGCAAGCGGTGAACGATGCCTTGTACCGGCATGCCCCCTACGGCATTGACCACCGCATCGTGTTGCCCGACGGCACGGTACGGACCGTTCACGAACAGGCCGAAGTCACGTTCGATGCGCAAGGTCGTCCCATCCGCATGATGGGAACGGTCCAGGACATCACCGAGCAGAGACGGCTCGAGGAACAGCTTCGCCAGGCGCAGAAGATGGAGGCGATCGGGCGGCTGGCCGGAGGCATCGCGCACGACTTCAACAATCTGCTGACGGTGATCAACGGGTACTGCCAGCTTCTTCTGTCCGACATGCGTCCGCTGGACCCCAGATACCGACATGTACAGGAGATTTTCCGGGCCGGAGAGCGGGCAACCGCCTTGACCAACCAGCTCCTGACGTTCAGCCGGAAGCAGATCCTGCATCCACGGGTCCTGGACCTGAACGAAGTCGTCGCCAACGTCGAGCGCATGCTCGCGCGGCTGATCGGCGAGAATATCCGGCTCGTGACGAGACTCGATCCGGCCCTGTGGCCGGTCAGAGCCGAGCCGGGGCAGATTGAGCAAGTGCTCCTGAACCTGGCCGTGAACGCCCGTGATGCCATGCCCCGGGGCGGAATCGTGACGATCGAAACCGCGAACGAGGAGCTGACCCAGACAGCCGCTCCCCTGGACCCGACCGTTCCTCCGGGACCCTACACGAGACTGACGGTCACGGACACCGGTTGCGGCATGGATGAAGCCACCCAGGCCAGGATTTTCGAGCCGTTCTTCACGACCAAGGAGCCGGGCAAAGGAACCGGGCTCGGCCTTTCGACCGTCTACGGGATCGTGAAACAGAGCGGCGGATACATCTTCGTCCGCAGCAAGCCGGGACAGGGGACGACCTTTACCGTCTATCTCCCCCGAGTCGAAGAACCGGTCTTGCGCGAAACGCACGAGAGCCCGGCCGTTCCGGCGGACGGTGGATCGGAGATCATCCTCCTCGTTGAAGATCAGGCCGAAGTTCGAGCCCTGACGCGGACGATTCTCCATTCGAAAGGCTACGCGGTGTTGGAGGCAAGCGACGGCGAGCAGGCCCTGCGCCTCTGTCGGGAGCGCCAAGGTCCTCTCCATCTGTTGCTCGCCGACGTCATGTTGCCGGGCATGGACGGCCTGACGTTGGCCGAGCGTCTGACCGCTCTCCGTCCGGACATGAAGGTGCTGTACATGTCCGGCTATGCGGACGACGCGCTCCGGCGCCGCGGTGCCCTTTCGGAAAGCAACGCTTTCCTCCAGAAACCCTTCACGCCCCCCTCGCTCATCAGAAAGGTCCGCGAGGTGCTCGACGCGCCGCCCAACGGCCAGGCGACTGCGACACACCAAACGGTTCGGTGA
- a CDS encoding HAD family hydrolase encodes MGVPRHAVPWDQVDDVLLDMDGTLLDRHFDNFFFEEELPRRYAAKHGLSFDEALTKLLALYRSVERELAWTDLHYWTRLLDIDLIALTREFDHLIGFHPDAVEFLEFLRARGKRVHIITNAHESGIRIKVAKTGVDRHVDRIVNAFEVGYLKMREEYWPACRRLIGFDPARALYVDDDEACLAAAREFGVGHIYHRSKSSSRLPPQPSSRYPSIESFRVFMAG; translated from the coding sequence ATGGGTGTCCCGCGTCACGCGGTTCCCTGGGACCAGGTGGACGACGTCCTCCTCGATATGGACGGGACGCTGCTGGACCGGCACTTCGACAATTTCTTCTTCGAGGAGGAGCTGCCGCGTCGCTATGCGGCCAAGCACGGGCTCTCTTTCGACGAAGCGCTGACCAAGCTGCTCGCCCTGTATCGCTCCGTCGAGCGCGAGCTGGCCTGGACCGACCTCCACTATTGGACGCGGCTGTTGGACATTGATCTGATTGCGTTGACCAGGGAATTCGATCACTTGATCGGCTTCCATCCCGACGCCGTCGAATTTCTGGAATTCCTGCGTGCCCGAGGCAAGCGTGTGCACATCATCACCAACGCGCACGAGTCCGGCATCCGGATCAAGGTCGCGAAGACCGGGGTGGACCGGCACGTGGACCGGATCGTCAACGCCTTCGAGGTCGGCTACCTGAAGATGCGGGAGGAGTACTGGCCGGCCTGCCGGCGTCTGATCGGATTCGATCCGGCACGGGCCCTCTACGTGGACGATGACGAGGCCTGCCTGGCCGCGGCCCGGGAGTTCGGCGTCGGGCACATCTATCACCGCTCCAAATCCAGCTCCCGGCTCCCGCCGCAACCTTCTTCCCGGTACCCCTCCATCGAGAGCTTCCGCGTCTTCATGGCCGGATGA
- a CDS encoding type II toxin-antitoxin system VapC family toxin: MIGLDTNVLVRYLVQDDPGQSRKASQFITRGCTRESPGFINRIVLCELVWVLETAYGYSKETIAGVLEKVLRTSQFEVEDVQAAWTAFRLYQKGKADFADCLIGILNRRHGCDRTITFDRLAGELDAFEML, encoded by the coding sequence GTGATCGGTTTGGACACGAACGTCCTTGTCCGGTATCTGGTGCAAGACGACCCCGGGCAATCCCGGAAGGCCTCGCAGTTCATTACGCGTGGGTGCACGCGGGAGAGCCCCGGATTCATCAATCGGATCGTACTGTGCGAACTCGTGTGGGTGCTTGAGACCGCTTACGGATATTCAAAGGAAACTATCGCCGGAGTGTTGGAAAAAGTCCTCAGGACAAGCCAGTTCGAAGTCGAAGATGTGCAGGCTGCCTGGACGGCGTTCCGCCTGTACCAGAAAGGCAAGGCGGATTTTGCCGATTGTCTCATCGGGATCCTCAATCGTCGCCATGGGTGCGATCGGACGATCACGTTTGACCGACTAGCCGGTGAACTCGACGCCTTCGAGATGCTGTGA
- a CDS encoding ankyrin repeat domain-containing protein gives MGTRIGIVLGAALLAGALAGCASELYNAAERGDLNAVRTLVDQGAAINETTGPYGENLPLVGAVRSGNVEVVRLLLDRGANVNKPEGILHTQFTALQVAASRGDLPIIRLLLDRGANPDVAKGDAGTALFFAARRGDLPIVQLLLERGADVNSHDAAGETALWIAAHEGKTEIVQFLLGHGADPGIKGREWTFTSSPRTPLAVAQEKGYTKIVRLLQQAEARQLGTTPTIALPPAAVAPAPPAAVSVPTSDVDTPPVQRAKARANAYAVIVGIEQYQQKLPKADFAAHDAEVMGQYLTKSLGYAEENVVVLLNDRATKTGVEKYIEGWLPDRVEKDDAVFIYFSGHGAPNPKTGKAFLVPYDGDPAFVDQTGYPLDRLYDRLAALPAKEVVVMLDSCFSGAGGRSVIAKGMRPMVLSVENPVLAKGKLMVLAASSGAQVSSTYEQKSHGLLTYFFLKGLQGEADRNQDGRIELAEVFDYLKPNVERTARREFHNEQTPQLLGNTELLTKGVRLVERANP, from the coding sequence ATGGGGACACGCATCGGGATCGTGCTGGGCGCAGCGCTCCTTGCGGGAGCGTTGGCCGGCTGCGCCTCGGAGTTGTACAACGCGGCGGAACGCGGTGATCTGAATGCTGTTCGGACCCTGGTGGACCAAGGCGCAGCCATAAATGAGACAACCGGCCCGTATGGAGAGAATCTTCCCCTCGTCGGGGCCGTCAGGAGCGGCAATGTGGAGGTGGTTCGGCTCTTGCTGGATCGCGGCGCCAACGTGAATAAGCCGGAGGGTATCTTGCATACACAATTTACCGCGTTACAAGTTGCGGCCTCCAGGGGTGATTTACCGATCATACGACTTCTCCTTGATCGCGGGGCTAATCCCGATGTCGCGAAGGGAGATGCTGGAACCGCCTTGTTCTTTGCTGCAAGGAGAGGGGATTTGCCAATAGTTCAGCTTCTGCTGGAGCGAGGAGCGGATGTCAATAGCCACGATGCCGCTGGCGAGACGGCTCTTTGGATAGCGGCACATGAAGGGAAAACAGAGATCGTGCAATTCTTGTTGGGACATGGTGCAGATCCGGGGATTAAGGGACGGGAATGGACCTTTACGTCCTCGCCCCGTACTCCCTTAGCGGTTGCGCAAGAGAAGGGATACACCAAGATCGTGCGGCTCCTTCAGCAGGCTGAGGCGCGGCAGCTTGGAACAACTCCAACGATCGCGTTACCTCCTGCTGCCGTCGCTCCCGCACCGCCGGCTGCCGTCAGCGTCCCGACCAGCGACGTGGATACGCCGCCGGTCCAGCGCGCGAAGGCCCGGGCGAACGCCTATGCGGTCATCGTCGGCATCGAGCAGTATCAACAGAAGCTGCCCAAAGCCGACTTCGCCGCCCACGATGCCGAGGTCATGGGGCAGTATCTCACCAAGTCGCTCGGCTATGCGGAGGAGAATGTGGTCGTGCTCCTCAACGACCGGGCGACAAAGACGGGGGTAGAAAAGTACATCGAAGGCTGGCTGCCGGATCGTGTCGAGAAAGATGATGCGGTCTTCATCTACTTCTCCGGGCATGGCGCGCCCAATCCGAAGACCGGCAAGGCGTTCCTCGTCCCGTACGATGGCGATCCAGCTTTCGTGGACCAGACCGGCTATCCCTTGGACCGGCTCTATGACCGGCTCGCGGCCCTTCCCGCCAAAGAAGTCGTCGTGATGCTCGATTCCTGCTTCTCCGGCGCGGGTGGCCGGTCGGTGATCGCGAAGGGGATGCGGCCGATGGTGCTCTCGGTGGAGAATCCGGTCTTAGCCAAGGGCAAGCTTATGGTGCTCGCCGCCAGTTCCGGGGCGCAAGTCTCCAGCACTTACGAGCAGAAGAGTCATGGACTGTTGACCTACTTCTTCCTCAAGGGCCTGCAGGGCGAGGCGGATCGCAACCAGGACGGGCGCATCGAATTAGCCGAAGTCTTCGACTACCTCAAACCAAACGTAGAGCGCACCGCCCGGCGGGAATTTCACAACGAGCAGACGCCGCAACTGCTGGGCAATACGGAGCTGCTGACGAAGGGCGTCAGGCTGGTCGAGCGGGCCAATCCGTAA
- a CDS encoding AbrB/MazE/SpoVT family DNA-binding domain-containing protein, with protein MPTSTVTSKGQTTIPKEIRERLNLQPGDRLEFVVDDDGRVVVLPATVDAAELAGILKPPSKPVTVEAMNQAIRKRGGRR; from the coding sequence ATGCCGACCTCAACCGTGACCAGCAAGGGCCAGACGACCATTCCCAAGGAGATCCGGGAACGCCTGAACTTGCAGCCGGGTGACCGCCTGGAATTCGTCGTGGACGACGACGGACGGGTCGTGGTGCTTCCCGCGACCGTGGATGCGGCGGAACTCGCCGGCATCCTCAAGCCGCCGTCCAAGCCGGTGACCGTGGAGGCCATGAATCAGGCCATCCGCAAGCGCGGGGGGCGCCGGTGA